From the Nitrospira sp. genome, the window GCGATGGCCCGATCGGCGGATTCGGCCAGCGACGGGTGGGTCGCTTTGAGGGTTTTCAATTGAGAGAGAAACTCGATCGTGCGCGCGAACAGCCGGAACATGTCGCCCTCGGCCATCGTGGTCAGGCGGGCCAGGCCGATCCAGGTCAGCGTCTGATCTGCGACCCAGCGTTCGGTCAAGGCCGCGACATCGGCACGGAGCATCGGAGGCGCCTCGTGCGGCGCGAGACTTTCTGCCAGCTTCCGGACCTGGAACAGGAGCGTGACGAGCCCCGCGCTGCCGCGTGGAAACGAGCCGGGACGATCGTCGTCATGCGCGATACTGGCCATGACGGCGGCGAGCAGCGGTGGATCGATGGCACCGAAGGCCTCGGCCCGGATCAGTTCCGTGATCAGGAGGGAATGGTCGATGCGAATCAAGCGTGCCCACTCGCCGTCGGCGGTGAGCTGTGCCGTCGCGTTGAGATAACCGAAGCGCTCGAGGACATCGATGCGCTCTTGAAACCGGTGCCACAAGCTGGTCTGGAGTGCTTGAATCGATTTCATGTGCCGCTGGATTTCCTGGCGGATCCGTGAGGCCTTGGGGAAGTCGCGTTGACAGGCCTGACGCGAAGGACAGGTGGGGCAGGCGAAATCGCCAAGGGTTTGGATGATGGAGCTGTCGAGCGGAATCTCTTCGTTCTGATGAGTCAGAATCGGCAGAATCGGGAGCCGCGGCGGCAGATCCAGCAGATGGTGGGTGAGTTGCTCCAATGTCTGCGGCGTACACCAGGGGTAGGAGGAGGTTTCCTCGCAGTCGAACGTGCGATCGAAGACTTGTGTCACGATGGACGCGGGGCATTCATTGAGGGAGCCGCCGTCCCGCAGCAACGTCACCATCGGCGCATGCTGGCCCTTGCTTCGATACTGGCGCAGGATGATGCCGCGTCCCCGGATCAGCCCCACGACGCGTCCCGGCGTGAGAAAATGCAGGCGCGCGGCGACATCGGGCGAGTCCTGCCTGGCCGACAAGCCTCGCGGTTTCTTCCGTTTCCGGGCCTGATCGAATACCTGCCACTGCGTGATCCAATCCGAGCAGACCCGCGGACCGAAAGGTTCCATTTCGGCGCGCAGTCCATCGAGTTTGGTTTCGAGCACGGCCGTGCGCTGGTTCAACTGAAACTGGGCGAAACTCTTGGCGAGGATGGATTGAATCTGCTCGCGCGGGTGGGCTTTGAGCAGGTTCAGCACCATCGGGTAGCTGATGACGAATTGACTGTGAATCGCTTCCGGTTGTCCCGTGAGTCCTTTGGTCAGGACGGTGAGATCAATGTAGGGCGACGGGGTGATGACGGCGAATCCGACCAGGTCTTTGCCGCGGCGGCCGGCCCGGCCGGCCAGTTGCTGAATCTCGCTGGCGGTCAAGTCGGTAAAGTCGCGCGCCTTCCGGATGCTGGATTGTGTCACGACCACCGTGCGGGCGGGAAAGTCGACGCCTGCGGCGAGGGTAGTGGTGGCGAAGACGGCATCCAGGGACCCGGTGCGCATGAGTTCTTCGACGGCGATCTTCCAGGAGGGGAGATGGCCCGCGTGATGCGCGGCTACACCGATGCGCTGAACCGTTTCGATCAGCGGGTGTTCCGCGATGCTGGGATATTGTTCGGTGACCTGGGCCAGGACGCGGGCGATCTGTTCTTGCTGCGTCTTGGGCAGGATGACCTGGCTGCGCTCGAACGACTGCATCGCTTCGTCGCAGGCCCGTCTCGATGTGAGAAAGATAATCGCAGGAGTGAGATTTCTTTGGCGGAGCGTCGCGACCAGATCAACCGGATGAATCGACGGCGGCATGCAGTTTCATTCCCTTTGAGATGACCACCAATCCGGAATCGGTGACTTTGAAACGTTGACGATCCGCAACCGGGTCGAAGCCGATCACGGTTTTGGGCGGGATGATCACGTCTTTGTCGATGATCGCCCGCCTGATGCGGGCATGCTCGCCGATGACGACGTTTTCCATCACGACCGATTCACGTACATCTGCATGGTCGTGGACCCGGACGTGCGGCGAGAGCACCGAGTTCTGCACGCGGCCGCCGGAAATGATGCAGCCGCCGCACACGATGGAGTCGAGTGCAACCCCCATGCGGCCGCCCTGAAAATCCTGGGCGAAGACGAATTTGGCGGGCGGAAACTGCCCTTGATACGTGCGAATGGGCCAGGCCTTGTCGTAAAGATTGAACAGCGGGTCGACGGCGACCAGATCCATGTTGGCTTCCCAATAGGCATCAAGGGTTCCGATATCGCGCCAGTACTTCACGGCCTTCTTGTTTTCGTCCTGGAACTTGAAGGCGTACACCCGATTCTCTTTGATCATGCGTGGGATGATATTTCGGCCGAAATCGTGCTTGGTGCCTTCCTTGGCATCCCGGATAAGCTGCTCACGGACCACCTCGGTGCGGAACAGGTAGATGCCCATTGAGACGTAGGCATGGGTCGGGTCGCCCGGAATCGCCATGGGTTTGTCCGGTTTTTCGTCGAAGCTCAGGATGCGGTGGTCTTCGTCCACGCCGATGACGCCGAAACGATTGGCATCGGCCAGGGGCGTTTCGATTGCGCCCACCACGGCGTCGGCCTGTTTCTCCTGCATCAGGTTGTACATGTCGGCGTAATTCATCTTGTAGATGTGATCGCCGGCCAGAACGAGCAGGTATTCGGGTTGGTCGGGATCGAGCAAGAACAGATTCTGAAAGACCGCGTCGGCGGTGCCCCGGTACCAGTCTTCGCTGATGCGCTGTTGGGGCGGCACCGAGGTGATGTATTCGCCCAATTCCGCGTTGAGGATGTTCCAGCCGATGCGGATGTGTCGATCGAGCGAGTGCGACTTATATTGGATCAGGACGGCGATCTGTCGCAGGCCGGAGTTCAGGCAGTTGCTCAGCGTGAAATCGATGATGCGATATTTCCCGCCGAACGGCACCGCGGGTTTCGCGCGTTGCTCGGTGAGCGGATTCAGGCGTTCGCCCTTCCCGCCCGCCAGCACCATAGTGAAGATCTTAGCCATAGACGGGCCGATTGTAGCAGGACGACGGATGAATAGAAAGGACGCAGAATGATTGACTTCAACTCCATCTCGGACGATACTACGATTCAACGTGCGGCTCCGACATCCGGTCGGGCTCAATGCGAAGGAGCGGACATGAAGAAACAGAATGCCCGTCAGGCGGTCGTCAAGCCCGAGATCGAAGCCGCGAATCCGATGATGGAAATGGTGTGGCGGCTGGAACGGCTGGAGCGGCAGGTACAGCGCCTCTCCGAGCTCGTGCGGAACCATGCCGAAGACAACGACCGACTCGTGCGCATTGTGGCCGAGGATCGGGACGTCATTCGCCGCGAACTTTTGCGGAAACATGAGCATCGGGTGCGGGTGCGCAAACATCTGCGCGATGTCAGCTCCAAAGTCGATTTGGAGCATTGAGCCGTGGCTGTCGGCGCGGCGGTTTGAATTCAGCCTTCGATGGCCACGTCGTCCACTCCTCCGTTCAACACTTCTGACCAGTCTCTTTCCTCAACACTTCCAACGATCGATATCCGCGGGATCGTGCGCCGCCACGGTGCGGTCACGGCCGTGGATCGGGTGAGTTTCCAGGTCCGTCGGGGCGAGTTTTTTTCCATTCTTGGTCCGAGCGGCGCGGGGAAAACTTCGGTCCTTCGCATGCTGGCGGGCTTCGAAGATCCGGACGAAGGCGATCTGTTGATCGACGGACAGTCGATGCTCGGTGTGCCGCCGAATCGCCGGCCGGTGAACCTGGTCTTTCAGTCCTACGCGCTGTTTCCCCACCTGACGGTGTTCGAGAATGTGGCCTTCGGCTTGAAGATGCGGCGAGTGTCCGCGGCGCTCATCGCTGAGCAGGTAGGCCGGGTGTTGACGATGGTCAAGCTGCTCGGCAAAGAAGCGCGGATGCCGTCTCAATTATCTGGCGGCGAACAGCAACGTGTCGCGTTGGCCCGTGCGTTGGTGAACAAGCCGGCCGTGGTGCTGCTCGATGAGCCGTTAGCCGCGTTGGATCAACAACTGCGGCAGGCCATGCAGGTGGAACTAAAATCCATTCAAGAGCAGGCCGGGCTGACCTGTGTCTGTGTGACGCATCATCAGGAAGAGGCGATGATGATGTCGGACCGTATTGCCGTCATGCATCAGGGGCGCATGTGGCAGGTGGGAAGCCCGCGCGAGGTGTATGAGCGGCCCTGCAATCTGTTCGTGTCCCGGTTTCTCGGCGTCTCGAACGAGCTGCCGGGTACGATCGGAGTTTCAAGCAGGGAGGACCGCCTCTTCCAACCGGAGGACAACGAGCAGTCGCCGTTCCCCGTGCACACCGTATCTACGGAACCGGCCGGCCGTTCAGCCACGCTCTCGCTCCGGCCGGAGCACATCCGCATGGCGCAGGAGCGACCGTCGATATCCGATCCGGTGCTCTCCGGCCGAATTGAGAAGGTCCTGTTTGCCGGGAGCGACACGAAGTATCTGGTGCGGGTCGGCCGCGACCGTTTCTGGGAAACCAGGATGACCTCGAATACCTCTCCCTCGCCGTTCGCGGCAGGAGACCCGGTGTTTCTTCACTGGTCCCCGGCTGATGCGCGATTGTTCTTCGAGTGACCATGCCTTCGCACGACCTGTCCTCACCTCCTGCGCCTTGCCAATCCTCCTGCCGTTCTTGTTGGTTAGCCGCTCCCGGCCTGCTGTGGATGGGCCTGTTTTTTCTGGCGCCGCTGGCCCTGGTGTTCGCAATCAGCTTTGCCTCACGTGGAACCTACGGCGGCATTGTGTGGGAGTTCACGGCGGCGAACTATCTGGACCTGTGGCATCCGCTGTACGGCAAGATCCTGGGGCAATCGCTCTGGTATGCGAGTCTCACCACGGCGATCTGCTTTGTGCTCGGGTTTCCGCTCGCGTACACGATCGCCAGAAGTCCGGCCCGGTGGCAGCCGCTGTTGTTGCTGCTGGTGATGTTACCGTTCTGGACGAACTTTCTCGTGCGAACCTACGCCTGGATGATCGTGCTGCGACAGGACGGCCTGGTGAACGGCCTGTTGCTGGCGCTTGGAATCGTGGACGCCCCGCTTGAATTCCTTTACACACCGACGGCCGTCGTGATCGGACTGGTCTACGGGTACCTTCCCTTTATGGTGCTGCCGCTCTATGTCGCCGTGGAACGACTGGATCCGCTCCTGGTGGAGGCGGCCTGGGATCTGTACGCCTCGCGCTGGGCGATATTTGCGCGGGTGGTGGTTCCTCTCACGATGCCGGGCATCGTCGGTGGCTGTGTCCTGGTGTTCATCCCGTCGATCGGCTCGTTCATCACGCCGGACCTGCTGGGCGGGGCGAGAAGCATGATGATCGGCAATCTCATTCAACATGAGTATCTGGTCGTGCGGGACTGGCCGTTGGGATCGGCGG encodes:
- a CDS encoding ABC transporter ATP-binding protein; this translates as MATSSTPPFNTSDQSLSSTLPTIDIRGIVRRHGAVTAVDRVSFQVRRGEFFSILGPSGAGKTSVLRMLAGFEDPDEGDLLIDGQSMLGVPPNRRPVNLVFQSYALFPHLTVFENVAFGLKMRRVSAALIAEQVGRVLTMVKLLGKEARMPSQLSGGEQQRVALARALVNKPAVVLLDEPLAALDQQLRQAMQVELKSIQEQAGLTCVCVTHHQEEAMMMSDRIAVMHQGRMWQVGSPREVYERPCNLFVSRFLGVSNELPGTIGVSSREDRLFQPEDNEQSPFPVHTVSTEPAGRSATLSLRPEHIRMAQERPSISDPVLSGRIEKVLFAGSDTKYLVRVGRDRFWETRMTSNTSPSPFAAGDPVFLHWSPADARLFFE
- the glgC gene encoding glucose-1-phosphate adenylyltransferase — its product is MAKIFTMVLAGGKGERLNPLTEQRAKPAVPFGGKYRIIDFTLSNCLNSGLRQIAVLIQYKSHSLDRHIRIGWNILNAELGEYITSVPPQQRISEDWYRGTADAVFQNLFLLDPDQPEYLLVLAGDHIYKMNYADMYNLMQEKQADAVVGAIETPLADANRFGVIGVDEDHRILSFDEKPDKPMAIPGDPTHAYVSMGIYLFRTEVVREQLIRDAKEGTKHDFGRNIIPRMIKENRVYAFKFQDENKKAVKYWRDIGTLDAYWEANMDLVAVDPLFNLYDKAWPIRTYQGQFPPAKFVFAQDFQGGRMGVALDSIVCGGCIISGGRVQNSVLSPHVRVHDHADVRESVVMENVVIGEHARIRRAIIDKDVIIPPKTVIGFDPVADRQRFKVTDSGLVVISKGMKLHAAVDSSG
- a CDS encoding ABC transporter permease, translating into MGLFFLAPLALVFAISFASRGTYGGIVWEFTAANYLDLWHPLYGKILGQSLWYASLTTAICFVLGFPLAYTIARSPARWQPLLLLLVMLPFWTNFLVRTYAWMIVLRQDGLVNGLLLALGIVDAPLEFLYTPTAVVIGLVYGYLPFMVLPLYVAVERLDPLLVEAAWDLYASRWAIFARVVVPLTMPGIVGGCVLVFIPSIGSFITPDLLGGARSMMIGNLIQHEYLVVRDWPLGSAVSFVLMAIVMAAVALYYRHAARTAGPLEGR